Proteins encoded together in one Aeromonas encheleia window:
- a CDS encoding lysine exporter LysO family protein — MLLNVLLILLPLVIGYLVPLSSTRLIKLINQSLGKMVYLILFLMGLGLAYVENLGSNLAVIFKVAGVMLAAITACNLLALWWLDKRSPPTHEAPDARMPSKLHLLWESLQLCFVVLAGVGLGLLVDLRALPIDKWSEWALMLLLLLIGIQMRNSGMRLRQILLNPWGMKIAATVILSSWLGSLLAAQLLDMPFSHALALASSFGWYSLSGILVADKLGPVLGSAAFINDLGRELIAILIIPMLMRRHPSAAIGYGGATALDFTLPVIQKSGGIQVVPVAIVSGFILSLLGPILILAFLAI; from the coding sequence ATGTTGCTGAATGTGTTGCTGATCCTGCTGCCGCTGGTGATTGGCTATCTTGTCCCCCTCTCCTCCACCCGGCTCATCAAGCTGATCAATCAGTCCCTCGGCAAGATGGTCTACCTCATCCTGTTTCTGATGGGGCTGGGGCTGGCCTATGTGGAGAACCTCGGCAGCAACCTGGCGGTGATCTTCAAGGTGGCCGGGGTAATGCTGGCCGCCATCACCGCCTGCAATTTGCTGGCGCTCTGGTGGCTGGACAAGCGCAGCCCGCCGACCCATGAGGCACCCGATGCCAGGATGCCGAGCAAGCTGCATCTGTTGTGGGAGTCCCTCCAGCTCTGCTTCGTGGTGCTGGCTGGGGTCGGCCTCGGCCTGCTGGTCGATCTGCGCGCCCTGCCCATCGACAAGTGGAGCGAGTGGGCACTGATGCTGTTGCTGCTGCTCATCGGCATCCAGATGCGCAACTCCGGCATGCGGCTGCGCCAGATCCTGCTCAACCCCTGGGGCATGAAGATAGCCGCCACCGTCATCCTCAGCAGCTGGCTCGGCAGCCTGCTGGCGGCCCAGTTGCTCGACATGCCGTTCAGCCATGCCCTGGCGCTGGCCTCCAGCTTCGGCTGGTATTCGCTGTCGGGCATTCTGGTGGCCGACAAGCTGGGCCCTGTGCTCGGCTCCGCCGCCTTCATCAACGATCTGGGGCGTGAACTCATCGCCATCCTCATCATTCCCATGCTGATGCGCCGTCACCCCTCCGCCGCCATCGGCTATGGCGGCGCCACCGCGCTGGACTTCACCCTGCCGGTGATCCAGAAGTCCGGCGGCATCCAGGTCGTGCCGGTGGCCATCGTCTCCGGCTTCATCCTGAGCCTGCTCGGCCCCATCCTGATACTGGCCTTCCTCGCCATCTGA
- a CDS encoding ABC transporter ATP-binding protein, with translation MSDVAALEVRELHKYFGTHEVLKGIDMTAHKGDVISLIGSSGSGKSTFLRCINLLETPSSGTVSLHGELIRMKANRAGERLPEDMRQVERIRSRLAMVFQSFNLWSHMTIMQNIIEVPIQVLKVPRAEAIAKAEQLLNRVGLWERRDYYPGHLSGGQQQRAAIARALAVEPEVMLFDEPTSALDPELVGEVLGLMRELAEEGRTMLVVTHEMSFARDVSNKVMFLHQGKVEEEGNPKEIFAHPKSERFKQFISSIY, from the coding sequence ATGAGCGACGTTGCCGCACTGGAAGTTCGTGAACTGCACAAATATTTTGGCACCCACGAAGTGCTCAAGGGCATCGACATGACGGCCCACAAGGGGGACGTGATCTCCCTGATCGGCTCCTCCGGCTCGGGGAAGTCGACCTTTCTGCGCTGTATCAATCTGCTGGAAACTCCCTCTTCCGGCACCGTATCACTCCATGGTGAGCTGATTCGCATGAAAGCCAACCGGGCCGGCGAACGGCTACCGGAGGACATGCGGCAGGTCGAGCGTATTCGCAGCCGGCTGGCCATGGTGTTTCAAAGCTTCAATCTCTGGTCGCACATGACCATCATGCAGAACATCATCGAGGTGCCTATCCAGGTGCTGAAGGTGCCCCGTGCCGAGGCCATCGCCAAGGCGGAGCAACTGCTCAACCGGGTCGGCCTGTGGGAGCGGCGTGACTATTATCCCGGTCACCTCTCCGGCGGCCAGCAGCAGCGTGCGGCCATCGCCCGCGCCCTGGCGGTGGAGCCCGAGGTGATGCTGTTTGACGAGCCCACCTCGGCGCTGGATCCCGAACTGGTGGGAGAGGTGCTCGGGCTGATGCGTGAGCTGGCCGAAGAGGGGCGCACCATGCTGGTGGTCACTCACGAGATGTCGTTTGCCCGCGACGTGTCGAACAAGGTGATGTTCCTGCACCAGGGCAAGGTGGAGGAGGAGGGCAATCCCAAGGAGATCTTCGCCCATCCCAAGTCGGAACGATTCAAGCAATTCATCTCCTCCATCTATTGA
- a CDS encoding ABC transporter substrate-binding protein, whose protein sequence is MNKLMLATAVVTALCSGSLMAKEWKEVRIGVEGAYPPFSWTEPSGEVKGFDIDIANALCEEMKVKCTLIKQDWDGIIPALLSRKYDAIIATMDITEERKKKVDFTQKYQHIPARFAAKKGTEVQLDKAFMDGKTVAVQRATSMDTYITDNFPNATIKRYGTADEAYLDLKSGRVDYVMADSAAISDGLLKKEGGDAFEFVGPKLTDPKWFGEGAGIAVRKADKDLKDKFNAAILALRANGKYKAINDKYFDFDVYGE, encoded by the coding sequence ATGAACAAGCTGATGCTGGCGACCGCCGTGGTGACTGCTCTGTGTTCCGGCAGCCTGATGGCCAAGGAGTGGAAAGAGGTGCGGATCGGGGTGGAAGGGGCCTATCCTCCCTTCTCCTGGACCGAGCCAAGTGGCGAGGTGAAAGGTTTCGACATCGACATCGCCAACGCCCTGTGTGAAGAGATGAAGGTGAAGTGTACCCTGATCAAGCAGGACTGGGACGGTATCATCCCGGCGCTGCTGTCACGCAAGTATGACGCCATCATCGCCACCATGGACATCACCGAAGAGCGCAAGAAGAAGGTGGACTTCACCCAGAAGTACCAGCACATTCCGGCCCGTTTCGCCGCCAAGAAAGGCACCGAAGTGCAGCTCGACAAGGCCTTCATGGACGGCAAGACAGTCGCCGTACAGCGCGCCACCTCCATGGACACCTACATCACCGACAACTTCCCCAACGCCACCATCAAGCGCTACGGCACCGCAGACGAGGCCTATCTCGATCTGAAATCCGGCCGGGTTGACTATGTGATGGCCGACTCCGCCGCCATCAGCGACGGTCTGCTGAAGAAGGAAGGGGGCGATGCCTTCGAGTTCGTCGGCCCGAAACTGACCGATCCCAAGTGGTTTGGCGAGGGTGCCGGCATCGCGGTACGCAAGGCGGACAAGGATCTGAAGGATAAATTCAATGCCGCCATCCTGGCCCTGCGCGCCAACGGCAAGTACAAGGCGATCAACGACAAGTACTTCGACTTCGACGTCTACGGCGAGTAA
- a CDS encoding ABC transporter permease, with product MFDLKGYETSLLEGAWVTLEVGLASLLLALLLGMLGALAKLSPYKWARGIATGYTTVIRGIPDLVLMMLLFFGGQVLINNLCTWVNETYNNWLLESNPNQEWVSLLPDYIDISPFAAGVATIGFIFGAYMTETFRGAILAVDKGELEAARAFGMRASQVFVRILFPQMMRHALPGFGNNWLVLLKTTALVSIIGLDDMVRKASLAAGSTQQPFTFYMAVALIFLIFTAVSTSALKWAERHYAIKTR from the coding sequence ATGTTTGATTTGAAAGGATATGAAACCTCCCTGCTGGAGGGCGCCTGGGTCACGCTGGAGGTGGGGCTGGCCTCACTGCTGCTGGCCCTGCTGCTCGGCATGCTGGGGGCGCTGGCCAAGCTCTCACCCTACAAGTGGGCGCGCGGCATCGCCACCGGCTACACCACCGTCATTCGCGGCATCCCCGATCTGGTGCTGATGATGCTGCTGTTCTTTGGCGGCCAGGTGCTGATCAACAACCTCTGTACCTGGGTCAACGAGACCTACAATAACTGGCTGCTTGAGAGCAATCCGAACCAGGAGTGGGTCTCCCTGCTGCCCGATTACATCGACATCAGCCCCTTCGCGGCCGGGGTGGCCACAATCGGCTTCATCTTCGGCGCCTACATGACTGAGACCTTCCGCGGCGCCATCCTGGCGGTGGACAAGGGCGAACTGGAGGCGGCCCGTGCCTTTGGCATGCGCGCTAGCCAGGTGTTTGTGCGGATCCTGTTCCCCCAGATGATGCGCCACGCCCTGCCGGGCTTTGGCAACAACTGGCTGGTGCTGCTCAAGACCACGGCGCTGGTCTCCATCATCGGGCTCGATGACATGGTGCGCAAGGCGTCCCTGGCGGCGGGCTCGACCCAGCAGCCATTCACCTTCTACATGGCGGTGGCCCTGATCTTCCTGATCTTCACTGCGGTCTCCACCTCGGCGCTCAAGTGGGCCGAGCGTCACTATGCGATAAAGACGAGGTAA
- a CDS encoding ABC transporter permease → MDFSIILDEWPTYWQGLYTTILLVAASLALGLALAVPMGILRNSHNWLIKGPIWAYIYFFRGTPLLVQLFIIYYGAAQWEWLKNSVAWELFSEAWFCALLAFTLNTGAYTAEIVRGAVLNMPKGQIEAANAFGMTRWQTLTRIILPNSFRRALPAYSNEVIFMLQGSAVAGIITIVDLTGAARIINSRYYSPFEAFLTAGLLYMLLTFVIVWLFKKWETRWHAHLRPRSV, encoded by the coding sequence ATGGATTTCTCAATCATTCTCGATGAGTGGCCCACCTACTGGCAGGGCCTATACACCACCATACTGCTAGTGGCGGCGTCCCTCGCGTTGGGTCTGGCGCTGGCGGTGCCCATGGGCATCTTGCGCAACAGTCACAACTGGCTGATCAAGGGGCCGATCTGGGCCTATATCTACTTCTTCCGCGGTACCCCGCTGCTGGTGCAGCTGTTCATCATCTACTACGGCGCCGCCCAGTGGGAGTGGCTGAAGAACAGCGTCGCCTGGGAGCTGTTCTCCGAGGCCTGGTTCTGTGCCCTGCTGGCGTTCACCCTCAACACCGGTGCCTACACCGCCGAGATAGTGCGCGGCGCCGTGCTCAACATGCCCAAGGGGCAGATCGAGGCGGCCAACGCCTTCGGCATGACCCGCTGGCAGACCCTCACCCGCATCATATTGCCGAACTCGTTCCGCCGTGCGCTGCCCGCCTATAGCAACGAGGTGATCTTCATGCTGCAGGGCTCGGCGGTGGCGGGCATCATCACCATCGTCGACCTGACCGGCGCCGCGCGGATCATCAACTCCCGCTACTACAGTCCGTTCGAGGCGTTCCTGACCGCCGGCCTGCTCTACATGTTGCTGACCTTCGTCATCGTCTGGCTGTTCAAGAAGTGGGAGACCCGCTGGCACGCCCACCTGCGCCCCCGCTCCGTGTAA
- a CDS encoding energy-coupling factor ABC transporter permease gives MTEGQVAALLLWLMLLIFSLRGSLLRTLHDNPLYQHLCLGGAIALVPLWTLRAGLHEGLEIHFLGLTSLTLLLGWRLALLAPCLTLLILGYFGITDLADLGWQALIGIGLPVATSWLLFLASWAWLPRHLFVYLFVAAFLGGALSITVKMIASALWMGLDARYSWQVIGADYLSIWPLLLFPEALLNGMAMTLLAVYRPHWVNTFFDREYLGR, from the coding sequence ATGACTGAAGGACAAGTCGCCGCCCTCCTGCTCTGGCTGATGCTGCTCATCTTCAGCCTGCGGGGCTCCCTGCTGCGCACCCTGCATGACAACCCCCTCTATCAACACCTCTGTCTGGGCGGTGCCATCGCCCTGGTGCCGCTCTGGACCCTGCGAGCCGGCCTGCATGAGGGGCTGGAGATCCATTTTCTCGGCCTCACCAGCCTGACCCTGTTGCTGGGTTGGCGCCTCGCCCTGCTCGCCCCCTGCCTCACCCTGCTGATCCTCGGCTACTTTGGCATCACCGATCTGGCCGATCTGGGCTGGCAGGCACTGATTGGCATAGGCCTGCCGGTCGCTACCAGCTGGTTGCTGTTTCTGGCGAGCTGGGCCTGGCTGCCCCGCCACCTGTTCGTCTACCTGTTCGTGGCCGCCTTCCTCGGCGGCGCCCTCAGCATCACGGTCAAGATGATCGCCAGCGCCCTGTGGATGGGGCTGGATGCGCGCTACAGCTGGCAGGTGATAGGCGCCGACTATCTCTCCATCTGGCCGCTGCTGCTCTTCCCCGAGGCCCTGCTCAACGGCATGGCCATGACCCTGCTCGCGGTCTACCGCCCCCACTGGGTCAACACCTTCTTCGATCGGGAATATCTGGGGCGCTGA
- the pflA gene encoding pyruvate formate lyase 1-activating protein, with protein sequence MSVINRIPAVETSGSAESCGGTHRSPAASDASSTDVIGRIHSVETCGTVDGPGIRFIVFMQGCLMRCKYCHNRDTWDTQGGREVTVPELMSDLTSYRHFMNASGGGVTASGGEAMLQQEFIAELFAACKAQGIHTCLDTNGFVRHYDELLDRVLDNTDLVLLDIKQINDDKHIPLTHVSNKYTLEFARYLAARGQNMWIRYVVVPSWSDDDESAEGLGQFIAKLGDCVEKVELLPYHELGKHKWDVLGDHYDLTGIRPPSKETMDRVQGILGKYHPNVKY encoded by the coding sequence ATGTCAGTCATAAACCGGATCCCTGCCGTTGAAACCAGCGGCTCTGCCGAGAGTTGCGGGGGCACACACCGGAGCCCTGCCGCCAGCGATGCCAGCAGTACCGATGTTATTGGCCGGATCCATTCCGTTGAGACCTGCGGCACGGTCGACGGCCCCGGCATCCGATTTATCGTGTTCATGCAGGGCTGCCTGATGCGCTGCAAGTATTGCCATAACCGGGATACCTGGGACACCCAGGGCGGCCGCGAGGTCACTGTGCCCGAGTTGATGAGCGATCTCACCAGCTATCGCCACTTCATGAATGCCTCCGGCGGCGGCGTCACGGCCTCCGGTGGGGAAGCCATGCTGCAGCAAGAGTTCATCGCCGAGCTGTTTGCCGCCTGCAAGGCGCAGGGGATCCACACCTGCCTCGATACCAATGGCTTCGTGCGCCATTACGACGAGCTGCTCGATCGGGTACTCGACAACACCGATCTGGTGCTGCTCGATATCAAGCAGATCAACGACGACAAGCACATCCCGCTCACCCACGTCAGCAACAAATACACCCTGGAGTTTGCCCGCTATCTGGCGGCAAGGGGCCAGAACATGTGGATCCGCTACGTGGTGGTACCCAGCTGGTCCGACGATGACGAGAGCGCCGAGGGCCTCGGCCAGTTCATCGCCAAGCTGGGGGACTGTGTCGAGAAGGTAGAGCTGCTGCCCTACCATGAACTCGGCAAACACAAGTGGGACGTGCTGGGTGATCACTATGATCTGACCGGGATCAGACCCCCCAGCAAGGAGACCATGGACAGAGTCCAGGGCATCCTCGGCAAGTACCACCCCAACGTTAAATACTGA
- a CDS encoding sensor domain-containing phosphodiesterase, which translates to MSSTALSPLPSASQAPLFFRLDTRSQRLVALTDVMQTPLHWLDEPRSAWPSQLPDALRLPVEQRLASGQGGKLLVRFADQQWHISLSHEQDAFWLICLQTQRNESAANLALQLPRLSQMASQQQYAAMLESLKECLGADRLILWHYQANGPLGSEQLSPVFSLGVDSLGAIRGDSRYIRALRTRGALSFSEAAHQPMLSQHYYLADTQVSSRLDGALLEQEKLIGVLSLEYAETTQLGEEVLQLVRHCAQLLGHWQPAQAEPEPSLSLPAELASKTGHDYCRALIGWAMATSGARIGWLGEYQPRGQELWLIPHCVHKDGAFVSRRPVNINLGPGQDLFLHGQALYVEDLPLRYPQATRLLKTEAKAYVGIPLAIGSASPLGQLTLLLDAPLADPMPLLDALNSQRERAAIELQRLASDDALRLAEVAFNTHDGLLVMDDNGIILKVNASFTRITGFRDDEMIGLHFESLRPTYYGDSLRDEVISAVLRQEFWLGEEQCLHKSGHLFPVRLMVSVVKDGAGGISHFVCSFYDITEEKEAARHIEQLAYYDDLSGLYNRRSLNDILQRTLLAPSGQWGALLLLDLDNFKSINDSLGHACGDLLLRAVVERLKSLPQENLVLARTSGDEFALLFTTLGQGYVTAKILAEHFARELMGMFRNPFDIDDHKLHCSASVGISLFCDEDKDHMVLMQQADTASHMAKRSGQGSYVFFSEAMAEKEKNKLSLNNQLRDALRNNELELHYQPQYRVDNGALSGAEALLRWQKSDGTMVPPGEFIPIAEETSLIQEIGYWVMKTACAQYSFWLNQGLVIPHLSVNVSARQFHTAGFVQQVEYILRDTGVPPSRLLLEVTESVVLENRLESIAKIRQLKALGLLISIDDFGTGYSSLAYLRDLPADEVKLDRSFIQTLVHSEQDRAIVKAILDLAQVFRFTVTAEGVEDEEQLKVLKQLGCQHYQGFLTSRPLTVKALERLLGVPSPD; encoded by the coding sequence ATGTCGTCTACCGCGCTCAGTCCCCTCCCCTCTGCCAGCCAGGCACCGCTGTTTTTTCGCCTGGACACCCGCAGCCAACGGCTGGTCGCCCTGACCGATGTGATGCAGACCCCGCTCCACTGGCTGGATGAGCCCAGGAGCGCCTGGCCAAGCCAGTTGCCGGATGCCCTGCGCCTGCCCGTCGAGCAACGGCTCGCCAGCGGCCAGGGTGGCAAATTGCTGGTGCGCTTCGCCGATCAGCAGTGGCACATTTCACTTTCCCATGAACAGGACGCCTTCTGGCTCATCTGCCTGCAGACCCAGCGCAATGAGAGTGCCGCCAATCTGGCGTTGCAGTTGCCACGGCTGAGCCAGATGGCCAGCCAGCAGCAATATGCGGCCATGCTGGAAAGCCTCAAAGAATGCCTTGGCGCCGATCGACTGATCCTCTGGCACTACCAGGCCAACGGCCCGCTCGGCAGCGAGCAACTGAGCCCGGTGTTCAGCCTGGGGGTTGATTCTCTCGGTGCCATCCGCGGGGATAGCCGCTATATCCGGGCCCTGCGCACCCGCGGCGCCTTGAGTTTCTCGGAGGCGGCCCATCAGCCCATGCTGAGCCAGCACTATTACCTGGCCGATACCCAGGTCAGCTCCCGCCTGGATGGCGCCCTGCTGGAGCAGGAGAAACTCATCGGGGTACTCAGCCTCGAATATGCCGAGACGACCCAGCTCGGTGAGGAGGTGCTGCAACTGGTGCGCCACTGTGCCCAGCTGCTGGGCCACTGGCAACCGGCACAGGCCGAGCCTGAGCCCTCCCTGTCACTGCCCGCCGAGCTGGCCAGCAAGACCGGCCACGACTACTGCCGCGCCCTGATCGGCTGGGCCATGGCCACCAGCGGGGCCCGCATCGGCTGGCTCGGTGAATATCAGCCGAGGGGGCAGGAGCTTTGGCTGATCCCGCACTGCGTGCACAAGGATGGCGCCTTCGTCTCCCGCAGGCCGGTCAATATCAACCTGGGGCCGGGTCAAGATCTGTTCCTCCATGGCCAGGCGCTCTATGTGGAGGACCTGCCCCTGCGCTACCCGCAGGCGACACGCCTGCTGAAGACCGAGGCCAAGGCCTACGTCGGCATCCCCCTGGCCATCGGCTCGGCCTCTCCGCTTGGCCAGCTCACCCTGTTGCTCGACGCCCCCCTTGCCGACCCCATGCCCCTGCTCGATGCCCTCAACAGCCAGCGTGAACGCGCGGCCATCGAGCTGCAGCGCCTCGCCAGTGACGATGCCCTGCGCCTGGCGGAGGTGGCCTTCAATACCCACGATGGCCTGCTGGTGATGGATGACAACGGCATCATCCTCAAGGTCAATGCCTCCTTCACCCGCATCACCGGCTTTCGGGACGATGAGATGATCGGCCTTCACTTCGAGTCGCTGCGACCCACCTACTATGGCGACAGCCTGAGGGACGAGGTCATCTCGGCCGTGCTCAGGCAGGAGTTCTGGCTGGGCGAGGAGCAGTGCCTGCACAAGAGTGGCCACCTCTTCCCGGTGCGGCTCATGGTGAGCGTGGTCAAGGATGGGGCCGGCGGTATCTCCCATTTCGTCTGCAGCTTCTACGACATCACCGAGGAAAAAGAGGCGGCCCGCCACATCGAGCAGCTCGCCTATTACGATGATCTGTCCGGCCTCTACAACCGGCGCAGCCTGAACGACATCCTGCAGCGCACCCTGCTCGCCCCGAGCGGACAATGGGGCGCCCTGCTGCTGCTGGATCTCGATAACTTCAAGTCGATCAACGACTCCCTCGGCCACGCCTGCGGCGATCTGCTGCTGCGGGCCGTGGTGGAGCGGCTCAAGTCCCTGCCACAGGAGAATCTGGTGCTGGCCCGCACCTCGGGCGACGAGTTCGCGCTGCTGTTCACGACCCTGGGCCAGGGCTATGTCACCGCCAAGATCCTGGCGGAGCACTTCGCCCGCGAGCTGATGGGGATGTTCCGCAACCCGTTCGATATCGACGATCACAAGCTGCACTGCAGCGCCTCGGTGGGGATCAGCCTCTTCTGTGACGAAGACAAGGATCATATGGTCCTGATGCAGCAGGCCGATACCGCCTCCCACATGGCCAAGCGCTCGGGCCAGGGCAGCTATGTCTTCTTCAGCGAGGCCATGGCCGAGAAAGAGAAGAACAAGCTCTCCCTGAACAACCAGTTGCGCGACGCCCTGCGCAACAACGAGCTGGAGTTGCACTATCAGCCCCAGTACCGGGTCGACAACGGCGCGCTCTCCGGCGCAGAGGCCCTGCTGCGCTGGCAGAAGAGCGACGGCACCATGGTGCCCCCCGGTGAGTTCATCCCCATCGCCGAGGAGACCAGCCTCATCCAGGAGATAGGCTACTGGGTGATGAAGACTGCCTGTGCCCAGTACAGTTTCTGGCTCAACCAGGGCCTGGTCATTCCCCATCTGTCGGTCAACGTCAGCGCCCGCCAGTTCCACACCGCCGGTTTCGTGCAGCAGGTGGAGTACATTCTGCGTGATACCGGGGTGCCCCCCTCCCGCCTGCTGCTCGAGGTGACCGAATCAGTGGTGCTGGAAAACCGGCTGGAGAGCATCGCCAAGATCCGCCAGCTCAAGGCTCTCGGCCTCCTGATCTCCATCGATGACTTCGGTACCGGCTATTCATCCCTCGCTTATTTGCGCGATTTGCCAGCCGACGAGGTCAAACTGGATAGAAGCTTCATCCAGACGCTGGTCCACAGCGAACAGGACAGGGCCATCGTCAAGGCGATCCTGGATCTCGCCCAGGTATTTCGCTTTACGGTGACAGCCGAAGGGGTGGAAGATGAGGAGCAGCTCAAGGTGCTCAAGCAGCTGGGCTGCCAGCACTACCAAGGCTTCCTGACCAGTCGCCCGCTCACGGTCAAGGCGCTCGAACGGCTGCTGGGGGTCCCGTCCCCAGACTAA
- a CDS encoding ion channel encodes MLSILLVGIPVILANMLLQSAVSVGGIRFYINHFHEREGVLAGVLALFGIIIIVLTGNLLQITLWGALFLWLGEFATLQEAIYHSGVNFATLGYGDIVMSAQWKLLGPLEAVNGALMIGLSGASMLAVLQHHIRKQLGQ; translated from the coding sequence ATGTTATCCATTTTACTGGTCGGCATCCCCGTTATCCTGGCCAATATGCTGCTGCAATCCGCGGTGTCCGTCGGCGGTATTCGCTTCTACATCAATCACTTCCATGAACGGGAAGGGGTGCTGGCCGGGGTGTTGGCCCTGTTTGGCATCATCATCATAGTGCTGACGGGCAACCTGCTGCAGATCACGCTCTGGGGCGCCCTGTTCCTGTGGCTGGGGGAGTTTGCCACCCTGCAGGAGGCCATCTATCACTCCGGGGTCAACTTTGCCACCCTGGGCTATGGCGACATCGTCATGAGCGCACAGTGGAAGCTGCTTGGCCCGCTGGAGGCGGTCAACGGCGCCCTGATGATCGGCCTGTCCGGCGCCAGCATGCTGGCGGTCCTGCAGCATCACATTCGCAAGCAACTCGGCCAGTAG
- a CDS encoding DUF2955 domain-containing protein: MHNGDRAVLRIGVGIALATLICYGLALPMPHLGCIMAWVVLCRPGEPLALRKGLVGGLMLLAIMVGGVLLVPLLTHYALAAVLLIALLLYLLMQQSMAGKGASAMLLIMAITVIPVAGLIEQTLAISIAQMMGVGILIGTLVNLLSHALFPPQPTTAAAGKAPSRPDQPTRLAMRAVVIVLPVWLLALGNPAFYIPAVMKTVALAQQSTSLNAKHAGKELVLSTLMGALLAFVLWMGLSIWPSLLMLVLMLGLMTLWLARRLVRLVPGRFPPSFWSNAWITALILFGPAIEDSATGKDVWLAAAMRCGLYLLVAGYGWLCIVTLERWWPVGRPAAETQIGE; this comes from the coding sequence ATGCATAACGGAGATCGTGCGGTACTCAGGATTGGTGTTGGCATCGCGCTCGCCACCCTGATCTGCTATGGGCTGGCCCTGCCCATGCCACACCTTGGCTGCATCATGGCCTGGGTGGTACTGTGCCGCCCGGGGGAGCCGCTCGCCCTGCGCAAGGGGCTGGTCGGGGGTCTCATGCTGCTCGCCATCATGGTCGGCGGCGTCTTGCTGGTGCCCCTGCTGACCCACTATGCCCTGGCGGCCGTGCTGCTCATCGCCCTGCTGCTCTATCTGCTGATGCAACAGTCGATGGCCGGCAAGGGGGCATCCGCCATGCTACTCATCATGGCCATCACAGTGATCCCGGTGGCGGGCCTCATCGAGCAGACGCTGGCCATCTCCATCGCCCAGATGATGGGGGTGGGGATCCTGATCGGCACCCTGGTCAATCTGCTGAGCCATGCGCTGTTCCCTCCCCAACCCACGACCGCCGCCGCGGGCAAGGCCCCCTCTCGCCCCGATCAGCCGACCCGGCTGGCGATGCGAGCCGTGGTGATAGTGCTGCCGGTCTGGCTGCTGGCACTCGGCAACCCGGCCTTCTACATTCCCGCCGTGATGAAGACGGTGGCGCTGGCGCAGCAGAGCACCTCACTCAACGCCAAGCACGCGGGCAAGGAGCTGGTGCTGTCGACCCTGATGGGTGCCCTGCTGGCCTTTGTACTCTGGATGGGGCTCAGCATCTGGCCCTCTCTGCTGATGCTGGTGCTGATGCTGGGCCTGATGACCCTCTGGCTGGCCAGGCGCCTGGTACGGCTGGTGCCGGGTCGCTTCCCGCCCTCGTTCTGGAGCAATGCCTGGATCACGGCGCTGATCCTGTTTGGTCCGGCCATCGAAGACAGTGCGACCGGCAAAGACGTCTGGCTGGCGGCCGCGATGCGGTGCGGCCTGTATCTGCTGGTGGCCGGTTATGGCTGGTTGTGCATCGTGACCCTGGAGCGCTGGTGGCCTGTTGGCCGACCGGCGGCAGAAACACAGATAGGAGAGTGA